The proteins below come from a single Papaver somniferum cultivar HN1 chromosome 11, ASM357369v1, whole genome shotgun sequence genomic window:
- the LOC113322920 gene encoding cation/H(+) antiporter 20-like, with protein MVFNITSIKAASNGAWQGDNPLNYAFPLLIIQTTLVLLVSRSLAFLLKPLRQPKVIAEIVGGILLGPSALGRNKEYLDRIFPHWSAPILETVASIGLLFFLFLVGLELDLNSIRRSGKSAFSIAAAGISLPFVCGIGVAVVLRKTIDGAEDVGFPQFVVFMGVALSITAFPVLARILAELKLLTTRVGETAMAAAAFNDVVAWVLLALAVALAGNGAEGGPKKSPLVSVWVLLSGAAFVVFMMVVIRPAMAWVARRCSPEHEGVDEAYICLTLAGVLVSGFMTDLIGIHAIFGAFVFGLAIPKEGVFAGRLIERIEDFVSGLLLPLYFASSGLKTDVTKIRGAASWGLLALVIAVACAGKILGTFSVALMNKIPVREALTLGLLMNTKGLVELIVLNIGKEKKVLNDEIFAILVLMALFTTFMTTPTVMAVYKPARGISPYTRRKLQSESSPTSASKDKVLRLLACVHGPGNVPSLINLIESTRATKKSPLKLYVMHLVELTERSSAIIMVQRARKNGFPLINSKKQRKGESQDRVTIAFEAYGQLGRVDVRPMTAISALPTMHEDICHVAEEKRVTMLILPFHKQGHRGEDGDVEMENVGPGWRTVNQRVLKDAPCSVAVFVDRGLGNGAQQTPGPNSSSVNVAQGVCVVFFGGPDDREALEFGGRMAEHPGVAVTVVRFVEKDGNENNGVILTPTPDKCTDTNYSFSTAVMDRERELELDEVAVEEFRKRWNGLSTYVEKKASNVVESVLSIGKSGEYELIVVGKGRFPSTMVASLAEHTAEHAELGPIGDILASSGGVNSSVLVIQQHDVVHTNEAPVSKVFVSDQQEGSTSTSYTASPLKENHVPSNLV; from the exons ATGGTCTTCAATATAACCTCCATTAAAGCAGCCTCTAATGGTGCATGGCAAGGAGATAACCCACTGAATTATGCTTTTCCTCTCTTGATCATCCAGACAACTTTAGTTTTACTTGTCAGTCGTTCTCTTGCTTTCCTTCTTAAACCTCTCCGACAACCGAAAGTCATCGCTGAGATAGTC GGTGGAATTCTATTGGGACCGTCGGCATTAGGAAGGAACAAAGAATACCTAGACCGAATATTTCCTCATTGGAGTGCGCCCATACTCGAAACAGTAGCAAGTATAGGACTACTATTCTTTCTATTTCTCGTAGGTTTGGAACTCGATCTGAATTCCATACGGCGAAGTGGTAAAAGCGCTTTTAGCATTGCAGCTGCTGGAATTTCACTACCATTCGTATGTGGAATCGGAGTAGCAGTTGTTCTTCGAAAAACTATCGATGGAGCTGAAGATGTTGGTTTTCCGCAGTTTGTAGTTTTTATGGGAGTAGCTTTATCAATCACAGCTTTTCCTGTGCTGGCTCGAATATTAGCCGAATTAAAATTATTAACAACTCGAGTTGGTGAAACAGCTATGGCTGCAGCAGCTTTCAACGACGTTGTGGCATGGGTGTTGCTAGCCTTAGCTGTAGCTCTAGCTGGTAACGGAGCCGAAGGTGGACCTAAAAAAAGTCCACTTGTCTCTGTATGGGTATTATTATCCGGTGCTGCTTTTGTTGTTTTCATGATGGTCGTAATTAGACCAGCTATGGCTTGGGTTGCTAGAAGATGTTCACCGGAACATGAAGGCGTGGATGAAGCTTATATCTGCTTGACTCTAGCCGGGGTTCTGGTATCGGGATTCATGACGGACTTAATCGGAATACATGCAATTTTCGGTGCATTTGTGTTCGGACTAGCAATACCAAAAGAAGGAGTATTTGCAGGAAGATTGATTGAAAGGATAGAAGATTTCGTTTCGGGTTTACTTTTACCACTGTATTTCGCGTCAAGTGGGTTAAAAACTGATGTTACTAAAATCCGTGGTGCTGCATCATGGGGATTATTAGCACTTGTTATTGCTGTTGCTTGTGCAGGGAAAATATTGGGTACATTTTCTGTAGCTCTGATGAATAAGATACCTGTTAGAGAAGCTTTAACACTTGGTTTGCTTATGAATACAAAAGGTTTGGTGGAGTTAATTGTCCTCAACATCGGCAAAgaaaaaaag GTCCTGAACGATGAGATATTTGCGATCTTAGTCCTAATGGCCCTATTCACCACATTCATGACAACGCCCACAGTTATGGCTGTTTACAAACCAGCGCGCGGAATATCTCCATATACTCGAAGAAAACTTCAATCTGAGTCGTCACCGACCTCGGCTTCTAAAGACAAAGTACTTCGTTTACTTGCTTGTGTTCATGGACCCGGGAACGTCCCTTCACTCATTAATCTCATTGAATCAACTCGCGCAACCAAGAAATCCCCACTTAAACTCTACGTCATGCACCTAGTTGAACTCACTGAGCGATCATCCGCAATCATAATGGTTCAACGCGCTCGTAAAAACGGATTTCCTCTCATTAACAGCAAGAAACAGAGAAAGGGCGAGTCACAGGACCGAGTTACTATCGCTTTCGAAGCATACGGTCAACTTGGCCGAGTCGATGTTCGGCCCATGACTGCCATATCAGCTTTGCCAACCATGCACGAGGATATTTGCCACGTGGCAGAAGAGAAGAGGGTTACGATGTTGATCTTGCCTTTCCACAAACAAGGTCACCGAGGGGAAGATGGTGACGTGGAGATGGAAAATGTGGGACCAGGTTGGAGAACTGTTAATCAAAGGGTTCTAAAAGACGCACCTTGTTCAGTTGCGGTGTTTGTGGACCGTGGATTAGGCAATGGGGCCCAACAAACACCAGGGCCTAATTCTTCATCTGTTAATGTTGCTCAAGGCGTTTGTGTAGTGTTTTTTGGCGGACCAGATGATCGTGAAGCCTTAGAATTTGGAGGACGAATGGCTGAACACCCTGGTGTAGCTGTAACGGTTGTACGATTTGTCGAAAAAGACGGAAACGAAAACAACGGCGTTATTCTAACGCCAACACCCGATAAATGTACAGATACAAATTACAGTTTCTCAACAGCTGTTATGGATCGTGAAAGAGAACTG GAGCTGGACGAGGTTGCCGTGGAAGAATTTCGAAAAAGATGGAATGGATTATCAACATACGTAGAGAAAAAAGCAAGTAATGTAGTAGAAAGTGTACTATCGATTGGAAAAAGCGGTGAATATGAATTAATAGTAGTGGGAAAAGGTCGATTTCCATCGACGATGGTAGCAAGTTTAGCAGAACATACAGCTGAACATGCAGAATTGGGACCAATCGGagatattttagcttcatcaggGGGTGTGAACTCATCAGTTTTAGTAATACAGCAGCATGACGTCGTTCATACTAATGAAGCTCCTGTCTCGAAGGTGTTTGTTAGTGATCAGCAAGAAGGCTCGACTAGCACTAGTTATACTGCATCTCCATTGAAAGAAAACCATGTCCCTTCTAATTTGGTGTGA